In Pectobacterium brasiliense, the genomic stretch TCCGCGCTTACTGAAATGTGATTCTGGCCCTTCGTTACGCACAACCTGCCCAATCTGCAAACGCTGCAGCCAGGCAATCATGTGCGGCCCCATCCATAAGGAAATAACCAATGCGGTCAGCAGGCTGACAATGGCGCGGAACGTCAAATAAGAAAAGACGTTAAAGCCGGTATAAAGTTTGGCCAAATGTTCGGCCAGCCATACTAACATTGCGCATTCTCCTGTAATGCATGTACAACCTGCTCCATCGCAGCACTGCGTGAGCCTTTGATCAACACGCTGATGACGTTATGTTCTGACATCAGCACCTTCAAACGTGAAACCAGCGCGGCTTTATCCTGAAAATGCTCACCATTGCCACTGGCAGTGCCGATCAATTCACTCAACGTTCCCACACTCAATACGCGATCGATGCCCGCAGCACGCGCCGCTTCGCCCACTTGACGATGGCACTCAGGGGCTTCATCCCCCAACTCGCCCATATCACCAACGACCATCACACGGTAGCCCGGCATCTCTGCCAGCACCTGTGCTGCCGCCGTCATTGAACCGACATTCGCGTTGTAGCTGTCATCCAGCAGCAGCTTGCCTTCAGACAAAGCTATCGGGAACAACCGCCCCGGCACCGCCTGAAGCTGAGATAATCCGGCTTTAACGGCTTCCAGCGTCGCTCCGACGGACATCGCCAGCGAAGCCGCCGCCAGTGCGTTAGAAATGTTATGTCGACCCGGTAAAGGCAGCAGAACCTGCGTTTCACCAAACGGTGTATGCAGCGTGAAACGCGTGCCTTGCGCCAAAACGTCTACGTCGCTGGCAAAAAAATCGATATCGCAAGCAGCCTGCGGAGAGAAACGCCAAACGGTTTTATGATTCAGCATGACCTGCCAGTGTGGGAAATCGTTGCTGTCCGCATTCACGATCGCTACGCCGTCTGCTGGCAAACCAGAAAATATCTCACCTTTCGCCTGTGCCACACCTGCCAGTGAACCAAAACCTTCCAGATGCGCGGCAGCCAGATTGTTGACCAGCGCGCTTTCCGGCCGCACCAGATCGGTGGTATAGGCAATCTCACCAATGTGATTTGCCCCCAGTTCAATCACTGCGAACTGGTGTTCCGCCGTCAGACGCAACAGCGTTAGCGGCACACCGATATCGTTGTTGAAGTTACCAGCGGTATACAACACGGAACCACAGTGGCGCAGAATCGCCGCCGTCATTTCTTTAACCGAGGTTTTGCCGGAAGAACCGGTCAGGGCGACAACACGCGCCGTTGACTGCTGACGAACCCAGGCACCCAGTTGGCCCAACGCCAGACGCGTATCGCTCACCAGCAATTGTGGCACATTGATAGGTAAGTGCTTACTGACTAAAAGAGCCGCCGCACCGCCTTTCACTGCATCTGCAGCGTAATCATGCGCGTCGAATTTCTCGCCTTTCAGCGCAACAAACAGGCAACCGGATGCCAGCTTACGCGTATCGGTTGAAACATCATCAATATCAATGCTTTCACCAATCAGCTGCGCATTCAGCACTGTGGCAAGCTGCTGCAGGGAGACGCGAATCATGCAATCACCCCCAGCAGGCGGGCAACGGTGATGCGATCGGAATAATCGAGACGCTGATTGCCCACCAGTTGGTAGTCTTCGTGCCCTTTACCCGCAACCAGCACCACGTCATTTTCCTGCGCCTGCATAATCGCGCTAGTAACCGCTTCAGCACGCCCGTGAATCACCTGAACGCGTCCGGCATCCAGCAGCCCGGAAAGAATATCGGCAACAATTGCCTGAGGCTCTTCACTGCGCGGGTTATCATCGGTAACCACAACACGGTCAGCCAGTTGTTCTGCGATACCGCCCATAAGTGGGCGCTTACCTTTATCACGATCGCCACCACAGCCAAACACACACCAGAGTTTCCCCTGGCAGTGCAAGCGTGCCGCTTCAAGCGCTTTTTCCAGCGCGTCTGGCGTGTGGGCGTAATCCACAACGACCGTTGGTTTTGCTTCAGCATGGAAAACTTCCATGCGGCCACATACCGGTTGCAACTGAGAGCCCGCGATGATCAATTTGTCGAGTGGATAGCCCAGAGACAGCAGCGTTGCCAGCGCCAGCAGCATATTGCTGACGTTAAACGCGCCCATCAGGCGGCTTTCAATTTCGCCATGCCCCCAGCTTGAATCAAACGCAACCGTGGCGCCGTTATCGTGATAATCAATCTGTGTCGCTTTCAGCCAGCGCCCACGGCAGCCGGGGACAAGATTGTTTTCCATAGTGACGGTAACCGCATCCGGCAGCTTCGCCAACCAGCGCAGTCCAACTTCGTCATCCGCGTTGATAACCATCTGCCCCACGCGATGCTCGGAGAACAGCGCCCATTTGGCCGCTTCGTAACTTTCCATATCGCCATGGTAATCAAGATGATCGCGGCTCAGGTTAGTGAATACCGCCGCCGCGAACGGCAACGCAGCCACACGATGCTGCACCAGACCGTGGGAGGACACTTCCATGGCGGCGAATGTCGCACCTTGATCGACCAGTTGGCTCAGCACCTGCTGAACATCGACAGCAGACCCTGTCGTATTCTCTGTCGGAATCGCTCGACCTAATAGGCCATTGCCTACGGTGCCCATCACGGCACTCGTTTCGCCTAATGCCTGACTCCACTGCGCCAGAAGCTGAGTCGTCGTCGTTTTTCCGTTGGTTCCTGTTACGCCAATCAGCTGTAACTTTTCCGCAGGCTGCTGATAAAAACGGCCTGCCAGCGCGGAAAGTCGCTGGTTCAGATTGCTGAGATACACCACTGGCACACCGTGCATTTCGCGAACGGTGCCATCAGCGGCCTCACCTTCTGCTTCGGCAACAATCGCTGCTACGCCTTGCGCAATTGCCTGCGGAATATAGCGCCGTCCATCTGCTTTGTGCCCGACAATCGCGACAAACAGATCCCCGGCAGCCGCAACGCGGCTGTCTAATATCATTTCCCGCAGCGCGCGCGCCGGAGTGTCTTGCACCCACGGCGCAAGTAAATCGCGCAAATTACGATCTGCCACCTGATCCCTCTTCTCTATTAATTACAAACTCGTTCTTGTCGCCTGTCGGCAACGCATCCGGTTCGATATTCATCGTACGCAGAACGCCGCCCATGATGGCGCCAAAGATTGGCGCAGAAACCGCGCCGCCGTAGTACTTCCCTGCCTGCGGATCGTTAATCACGACAACCAGAGCAAAACGTGGGTTACTGGCTGGTGCCACACCCGCCGTGTAGGCAATATATTTGTTGATGTACTTGCCATCCGGACCAACTTTCTTAGCCGTACCGGTTTTAATCGCGATACGGTAGCCTTTGATGGCCGCCTTGGTACCACCGCCACCGGGCAGCGCCACGCTTTCCATCATGTGCACCACGGAACGCACCAGCGCTTCCGGGAAGACACGTTCGCCTGGAACGGGTGGATCAACTTTGGTAATCGACAGCGGACGGTAAATACCGAAACTGCCGATCGTGGCGTAGACTCGCGCTAACTGTAACGGTGTTACCATCAGCCCGTAGCCGAAAGAGAAGGTGGCCCTCTCTATGTCAGACCACCGTTGTTTTTGAGGGTATAAGCCACTGCTTTCTCCGACCAACCCCAAATTGGTCGCTTTTCCTAATCCAAAGCGCGCGTAAGTATCTACTAGCGCAGAGGAAGGCATCGCTAACGCCAGCTTAGACACGCCAACGTTACTCGACTTCTGAAGCACGCCCGTCAGCGTCAATTCGCTATAACGCGCCACGTCTTTGATCTCATGACCATTGACGTAATACGGCAGGGTGCTGAGTACACTGTTTTCTTTCACGACACCGCGCTGTAGCGCCGTCATCACCACCATCGGTTTAACGGTAGAACCGGGCTCGAAGATATCGGTAATCGCGCGGTTACGCATAATGTCTTGCGGCGTACCCGCCAAATTGTTCGGGTTATAAGACGGGCTATTCGCCATTGCCAGCACTTCGCCAGTATTCACATCGACCAGTACGGCCGTTCCTGACTCAGCTTTGTTAAAAGCAACAGCGTTATTGAGTTCACGGTAAACCAGCGCCTGCAGACGCTCATCAATACTGAGCGCCAGATTGTGTGCAGCCTGGCTGTCAACGGAGGAGATATCTTCAATCACGCGACCAAAGCGGTCTTTACGTACGGTTCGTTCACCGGGTTGCCCTGTCAGCCAGCGGTCAAAGCTTTTCTCAACGCCTTCAATACCCTGTCCATCGATATTGGTGAAACCAATGAGGTGAGAGGTCACTTGTCCAGAAGGATAGTATCGGCGAGACTCCTGCCGCAGATTGATGCCCGGCAGCTTCAGCTTATGGATATATTCACCAATGGCTGGGTTCACCTGACGAGCCAGATAAACGAAGCGACCTTTCGGGTTAGCATTGATCTTGGTCGCCAACTGATCCAACGGAATATCGAGCGCATCAGACAGTGCTTTCCAGCGCGTATCCAGCGTAATACCGCCACGATCGTTCACTTCTTTCGGATCGGCCCAGACGGCATTCACCGGCACGCTGACGGCC encodes the following:
- a CDS encoding peptidoglycan glycosyltransferase FtsI; its protein translation is MKAARTGKLKRQEDQASFVSWRFALLCGCILLAMVGLMARAAYLQVINPDKLVREGDMRSLRVQEVPTARGMISDRAGRPLAVSVPVNAVWADPKEVNDRGGITLDTRWKALSDALDIPLDQLATKINANPKGRFVYLARQVNPAIGEYIHKLKLPGINLRQESRRYYPSGQVTSHLIGFTNIDGQGIEGVEKSFDRWLTGQPGERTVRKDRFGRVIEDISSVDSQAAHNLALSIDERLQALVYRELNNAVAFNKAESGTAVLVDVNTGEVLAMANSPSYNPNNLAGTPQDIMRNRAITDIFEPGSTVKPMVVMTALQRGVVKENSVLSTLPYYVNGHEIKDVARYSELTLTGVLQKSSNVGVSKLALAMPSSALVDTYARFGLGKATNLGLVGESSGLYPQKQRWSDIERATFSFGYGLMVTPLQLARVYATIGSFGIYRPLSITKVDPPVPGERVFPEALVRSVVHMMESVALPGGGGTKAAIKGYRIAIKTGTAKKVGPDGKYINKYIAYTAGVAPASNPRFALVVVINDPQAGKYYGGAVSAPIFGAIMGGVLRTMNIEPDALPTGDKNEFVINREEGSGGRS
- the murE gene encoding UDP-N-acetylmuramoyl-L-alanyl-D-glutamate--2,6-diaminopimelate ligase, giving the protein MADRNLRDLLAPWVQDTPARALREMILDSRVAAAGDLFVAIVGHKADGRRYIPQAIAQGVAAIVAEAEGEAADGTVREMHGVPVVYLSNLNQRLSALAGRFYQQPAEKLQLIGVTGTNGKTTTTQLLAQWSQALGETSAVMGTVGNGLLGRAIPTENTTGSAVDVQQVLSQLVDQGATFAAMEVSSHGLVQHRVAALPFAAAVFTNLSRDHLDYHGDMESYEAAKWALFSEHRVGQMVINADDEVGLRWLAKLPDAVTVTMENNLVPGCRGRWLKATQIDYHDNGATVAFDSSWGHGEIESRLMGAFNVSNMLLALATLLSLGYPLDKLIIAGSQLQPVCGRMEVFHAEAKPTVVVDYAHTPDALEKALEAARLHCQGKLWCVFGCGGDRDKGKRPLMGGIAEQLADRVVVTDDNPRSEEPQAIVADILSGLLDAGRVQVIHGRAEAVTSAIMQAQENDVVLVAGKGHEDYQLVGNQRLDYSDRITVARLLGVIA
- the murF gene encoding UDP-N-acetylmuramoyl-tripeptide--D-alanyl-D-alanine ligase, producing the protein MIRVSLQQLATVLNAQLIGESIDIDDVSTDTRKLASGCLFVALKGEKFDAHDYAADAVKGGAAALLVSKHLPINVPQLLVSDTRLALGQLGAWVRQQSTARVVALTGSSGKTSVKEMTAAILRHCGSVLYTAGNFNNDIGVPLTLLRLTAEHQFAVIELGANHIGEIAYTTDLVRPESALVNNLAAAHLEGFGSLAGVAQAKGEIFSGLPADGVAIVNADSNDFPHWQVMLNHKTVWRFSPQAACDIDFFASDVDVLAQGTRFTLHTPFGETQVLLPLPGRHNISNALAAASLAMSVGATLEAVKAGLSQLQAVPGRLFPIALSEGKLLLDDSYNANVGSMTAAAQVLAEMPGYRVMVVGDMGELGDEAPECHRQVGEAARAAGIDRVLSVGTLSELIGTASGNGEHFQDKAALVSRLKVLMSEHNVISVLIKGSRSAAMEQVVHALQENAQC